In Sphingobacteriaceae bacterium, the following proteins share a genomic window:
- a CDS encoding DNA-binding response regulator yields the protein MIRICLYEDNKQLRDTLCLLIEGDDNFKLEASFAHCMNVLDDYKRYRPDVILMDIDMPGMTGIQGLIHLRFAGFTEVKVLMLTVFDDNENVFEAVKNGANGYILKKTPPSQLLQYIHDAFEGGAPMTSSVARQVLTMFTDVYKQKNDSYNLSERERDVLKALVNGYSYKMIANELFISIDTVRSHIKKIYEKMHVNSKTEAVALAFRNNLH from the coding sequence ATGATCAGGATTTGCTTATACGAAGACAATAAACAACTACGGGATACTTTGTGTTTATTAATTGAAGGAGACGATAACTTTAAATTGGAAGCCTCATTTGCGCATTGTATGAATGTGCTGGACGATTATAAAAGATACCGCCCGGATGTGATTCTTATGGATATTGACATGCCAGGTATGACTGGCATCCAGGGTCTCATTCATCTGCGCTTTGCGGGATTTACAGAGGTAAAGGTGCTGATGCTTACCGTTTTCGACGACAATGAAAATGTCTTCGAAGCAGTGAAGAACGGAGCCAATGGTTACATACTCAAAAAAACGCCACCCTCGCAACTGTTGCAGTATATTCATGATGCTTTTGAAGGGGGTGCTCCTATGACCTCCAGTGTAGCGCGGCAAGTGCTGACCATGTTTACGGATGTTTATAAACAGAAAAATGATTCGTATAATTTGAGCGAACGTGAAAGAGATGTTTTAAAGGCGTTGGTTAACGGATATTCTTACAAAATGATTGCGAACGAATTGTTTATATCCATTGATACGGTTCGAAGTCATATCAAAAAGATCTATGAAAAGATGCACGTTAACAGTAAAACTGAGGCTGTGGCTCTTGCCTTCCGAAACAATCTCCATTAA
- a CDS encoding addiction module protein, which produces MIKSLPPEGPVETVKILRKLNEAHRYLAELKGVAASIPNERILIDTLSLQEAKDSSAIENIITTHDEIYQSDYDQSSFTSPAAKEVHRYAQALKLGFAEVKAKPFITLNLILQMQEVIESNKAGFRKVPGTVLKNEQNGEFIYTPPQHPDEIKSLMSDLEKFINDDELYKADPLTKMAIIHHQFESIHPFYDGNGRTGRIINILYLIKCELLNLPILYLSRYVIKNKNLYYQLLQDTRVKGEWEPWILYMLEGVAQTAKETIVLVKEIKKLMIEYKQLIRSKQPKIYSQDLLNNLFRHPYTKIEYIMNDLQVSRLTATRYLNLLSETGILEKIKIGRNSYYLNNRLFSLLHNKK; this is translated from the coding sequence ATGATCAAGTCTTTACCACCCGAAGGTCCTGTAGAAACGGTTAAAATCCTGCGCAAGCTAAATGAGGCGCATCGCTACCTAGCTGAGTTAAAAGGTGTGGCGGCGTCCATTCCAAACGAGCGTATCCTTATTGACACTTTGTCCTTGCAGGAGGCAAAGGATAGTTCTGCCATTGAAAATATCATTACTACCCACGATGAGATTTATCAGAGTGACTACGACCAAAGTTCTTTTACCTCCCCGGCAGCGAAGGAAGTTCACAGATATGCCCAAGCACTTAAGCTTGGCTTCGCCGAGGTCAAAGCTAAACCGTTTATTACCCTAAATCTTATCTTGCAGATGCAAGAAGTAATAGAATCCAATAAGGCTGGTTTTAGAAAGGTGCCTGGTACAGTATTAAAAAATGAGCAGAACGGGGAGTTTATTTATACGCCACCTCAGCACCCAGATGAAATAAAGTCGCTCATGTCAGATCTCGAAAAATTTATCAATGACGATGAACTATACAAGGCAGATCCTTTAACGAAAATGGCAATTATTCACCATCAGTTCGAAAGCATACATCCGTTTTATGATGGCAATGGACGTACCGGTCGAATCATAAACATTTTGTACTTGATCAAATGCGAGCTTTTAAATCTTCCCATTCTCTATTTAAGTAGATATGTTATTAAGAACAAAAATTTATACTACCAACTGCTTCAGGACACACGGGTAAAAGGCGAGTGGGAGCCCTGGATTTTATATATGCTGGAAGGCGTTGCCCAAACGGCTAAGGAAACAATCGTGCTCGTGAAAGAGATCAAAAAGCTGATGATCGAGTACAAGCAGCTCATAAGAAGCAAGCAACCGAAAATATACAGCCAGGATCTCTTAAACAATCTTTTCAGGCACCCTTATACAAAGATTGAATATATTATGAATGATCTGCAGGTGAGCCGCCTGACAGCGACCCGGTATTTAAATCTCTTAAGCGAAACAGGCATTCTCGAAAAGATAAAAATCGGAAGGAACAGTTATTATCTGAATAACCGATTGTTCTCTCTCTTGCACAACAAAAAGTAA
- a CDS encoding transcriptional regulator, whose amino-acid sequence MKPKKRRKPISDQKGLEAFAINLKEVRAKYAYSQVQLAYEADLSLSQIARIETAKINPGLSAIFAIARAMNVPLSELFDFKL is encoded by the coding sequence ATAAAGCCTAAAAAACGCCGTAAGCCTATATCCGACCAAAAGGGATTGGAAGCCTTTGCGATTAATCTAAAAGAGGTAAGGGCGAAGTACGCATATAGTCAAGTGCAGCTTGCCTACGAAGCAGATTTATCTCTTAGTCAAATCGCAAGAATTGAAACAGCTAAAATTAATCCTGGTCTCAGTGCAATTTTTGCGATAGCCAGGGCAATGAATGTTCCGTTGTCTGAGCTTTTTGATTTTAAACTATGA